The DNA sequence TTAGAAGTTAATCTGAAGTATATTCAGTTTATTGCTGCTTATCCAGCTTGTTCTTGCAAGAGATGTTTCAGGTTTTTGGGTCTGATTCTGAATGTTTTTCCCCCCGTTGTCTCTGTAGAGGAAGTTTTTCTCCCCACAGTCGCTCCAGGCAGGGATTACACCAGAGTCTTTGGAATTTGTTGGTCACTTTTATAAGCAAGGCAACCACAGAAGAACGCGATCCAGACCCTTGGCCTTGGTGTggcagaaaatgttaaaaagcataGAGCAGATGAGGTGGCTGTTGTGGAGGCAGGAAGTTCGAAAGAGGAAAACATTGAAGATAAATAGTGGAAAGGTAGTTAGTCTTGACTACATACCTGTGATGGTATGGAACAGTTAAaaatccactccaatcatcttttgagctttccaaagcgttcccagttgtctttttttgttatgatcATGGATTTTTTAACctaaatatatgtttttaaagtgtCGTTTCACTGGACATAGtttcaggagttcattagaaatttgcctccgagttgtagGTGAGACCATCGGCATGGAGCAACTCAGCCGCGTTCCCCTcgttgttgctgagagctctctgttttcaTGGTCTGCCATTATCTCACAACTCCTCACacccccccaacccaacatcagaggtgcaacaaaaactgtgAGCAATACTGGAGGCTGTAAAGCCGTACAATTTTGAgcctcggacaaggaaaaccaagacgttcggaagtggatgcatcagaatggaactgagcagggagcttgtggcccatccCAGGATACTTTCTCTTTTCTCAtctcttttgtctgctcctgattcacaccaatttgaataaagaaatacttagaaatacaattttgaacttaattttccaaaaatatgtcattcatcagaaaaatgccactagaacaAGTTGAAAACACACGTTTTCACCagattgggtctttaagctTTATATTTTAATAACACACTTGTTTTCTGggctttttaaacttttaaaaaagcctaaaaacatttatgaaagcaCCATTTTCGAGATTTAATCGAAAGTACCCTTTGTTTTTAAgtgatcattttcttttctttttagggaAACTTGGGAAAAGAAGCCCATCTATGTTCAGCGCAGGAATCCAGATTATTACAAAGGACTGTTCTCCACGGCTGAGTTTGATCGTATATTGAGAGAGGTGGGTTTCCGACATCTTGTGAGGCTTTTATTGTAAAgcattatgacattttttgctTGACTGAAACTTAAATTGTCTGTGTAGTaagaaaagtgttaaaaatgaaaagtgaaTGAGTCGTTAGATAAAGatatacaatttaaaataatgataaaagcaGAATAAATGATAACAATATACCTTAAAAAGCATCTAACACCATTGACAGGTAATTAAACAAGACTGATGTTGAATAGGTTAATATAAAGCTTTAATTACAAGACTTCTGTGTTTTAATTTAAGGAAAACGTTCAGTTTGGAGTGAACCTGGACGTCACAAGCTACACTAACGGCAAAAGGGAAACGCACAATCCTCCAGGGAGGGCTCTGCCCTTCACTGTGTGGGACTTCTACGAGGTGAATGTGTGGCGTGGTCATTTCCAAGACTCGTTTTATGATCGTTGACGCCTTTCTGGCGACTTTCAAATCGTTGAGATCTCTTTGGTCCACGTTCCTCTCTCCAGAGCGGCTGCTCCCTCCGCTTGCTGAATCCCCAGGCCTTCTCCCACACAGTGTGGAACGTGCTGTCCGTCCTCCAGGAGCAGTTTGGCAGCATGGCAGGAGCCAACGTGTGAGTGTTGGACAAAGAAAAACGGTTCTGAATGAAACCACTACTTTTGGGGgttttaaacatgctttttttttcttacccagTTACCTGACGCCACCTGGAACCCAAGGCTTTGCGCCGCATTACGACGACATTGAGGCTTTTGTGGTTCAGCTGGAAGGAAAGAAACACTGGAGGGTGTACAGCCCAAGGTGAACACAAACCACGTCTGGCTTTAGTTTCCTACATTAAAATTTGaggaacatttgaaaaatgagaTGCTGTGTTTATTCAGACttgattctttttttgatttggattttgtttgttttaagcaATCAAAAATTGCTAAAGAAGTCAatcaaaagaaatcaaacatgACTTGatcagaaaaattaaaatattaaaaagtataAGTACATCTTGTACTTATACATACTATATGGCTTATTATAAATACAACATATTTACAGTAGATATTTATGCtattttaggtcagagaatgAGGTCTTGCCTGTACTTTCAAGCCGTAAGTAaaactttgtttaatttttagttTGATACTTTTACTTACAATGttttactagaaaaaaaatctaaacatgaatgtatttttaaattatgtactcgcaatttatttttatttttgtaacatgagaattttaatttttagattGTGATAATTGTATCATTTACAGCAAATTTTGACCAGTCAGACATCGGAAAGCCCATCCTGGATGTGGTCCTGGAGGCGGGAGATCTTCTCTACTTCCCTCGAGGATTCATCCATCAGGGCAAATGTCTTCCCGATGCACACTCTCTGCACATCACCATCTCCTCCTTCCAGAAGAACAGCTGGGGGGATCTAATGCAGAAGGTAAGATCCTGATTTCCACCATGTGGGTATTTATGGGTTCCAACAGGAGGCAGTAATATACAGTGTTTCCTTGCAGTTCAGCTTTTGCAGTCTTACAGATTATTTTTCAGTGCAattgttcttccttttttttaaattatttttcttgtacagcaaattgtgttctgcatcctggtTGGCTGTTGATACTCTGATGTGTGTCCTGTACAGAATTCATTTAGTTTGCCAAATTGGCATAAATCTTTGGTTGAGTTTTAAAATACTGATATTTTTATgggaaggtttgaacttttacagtttaaacaagagagaagagTGTGAAAaggtgtataaagtgtgtagtgagggggtttacagccttaaaacatctatacaTCCCACATTGGTTTGTAACTTTTAGAATTTAAATCCTGTGATaaggttttaaatgtttttttttaacacagtattgttgttgtttaaaattaaaattgtttttttcttttttttttttgccaaagagTTCAAATGCCGGGTATCAGTTTTAGTAATAACTCAAATATATGATCAAATTATGCCTCTTATTTATCTCAGATTCAGAATAATTGTTCATTTGAAACAGATGTGtctgttttccttctttcaaAGCTTAAGAAACATCTCCAAGTAAATCTCATAGGCTTTAGAGCtgaattcgttttttttttgtcgctTTATTTCAGGTTGTTACGGCCGCTTTGGAAATTGCAATGGAAGAGGATGTGGAATTCCGTCGGGGTTTACCTCTGGACTACTTAACGTACATGGGAGTGCAGAACTCTGATAAGGCAAATGTCAAAAACAACGTTTGAATCCTCCAGTGGTAACTTTTTGGTCCCAAGTCCCTTAACTAAAATTGATTTAACCCAGGAGGACCCCCGGAGGGTAAAATTCCTCTCTCAAATGGAGAAGCTGATGAAGAAACTACCAAATTACGCCCCGGTGGACGCTGCCGTCGACCAGAAAGCCAAAGATTTCCTCCATGACTGCCTGCCTCCTGTGCTTACTCCAGGTATGACATATAATCAGGAATTGGTGCTAACAGAGGACGAGTAAAGATTCCTAACATTACCTCGTCTTCCATCACAGATGAATTTGCTACCAGTGTTCAAGGGGCATCAGTTAGATGGGTGAATGGAAGGGTTAAGGGCACGGCGGCACACATCACCACCCAAACCCTAATAAGGCTCCTCCGGGCTGGGTGTGCCAGGTAAGGAAAAGCCCATGTGTTTATAAATTAGTACTTCTGTTACTCAAAAAACTAAATAGCTTCACTCTTACCAGACTATGCAGCGATGGAGACGCCGTCCACCTTTATTACACCATAGACAACTCCAGAGTTTACCACAAAGAGGAGCCCAAGAGTTGGGAAGTACAAGCAGAGGTACGTTTGGAATCGTTCTTTCCCTGCACATGCTAATATGTTCTGTTATTGATGGCCTGTGCTTTTTGTGCGGTTCTTAAGCACACAGATGCTGTGGAGTTTCTTATTCATTCGTATCCCAGCTTTGTGACTGTGGGAAGTTTGCCCTGTGATTCTGCTCAGGATAAAGTAAGTTATAAAATCTGTGCAAAGATCAGCTCAAACACTTGtaaagatgggaaaaaaagctCAGTTCTATAAATATCTGTTTGAACTTCCGATTTAACACTGATCTTTTTTATcgttgtttctttttgtcagatCGCCTTGGCTGAACTGCTTTTTGAGAAGGGGATTATCCACACTGAAGAACCTCTTCAGTCCTGAAATGATTTTGCTCCACAAACTACATGATCAAACTGAACAAcatctataaaataaaaactgtcaaaaggTGTGCAGCGCCTCCACTTTAACTGCTTTATCCATTTTTAATCTTCCCTGAACTTTTGTCATGCATGCAAATTAAAACAACTGTTCTTCAACATTTTGAGAGACCATATTTATTATTGGTTGATACAACTCAAAGGACGTGACAAGGGAGTCACATGACTCTTCTTATTTATCATTTACACCACAGCTGAGAGGATGATTTTCCAGGCGGGAAGCTTCTACCTCCAGGTCACCTCCTCGCCAGGCTTTAGCTCCCTACAGAGCAGAGATTCAGATTTAATGAGATGGTTTACCAATACACTTTTGGGGAATTTAAAATCAatacattttctgatttttgcattttatttaaacagtagATAAATACAAACTCAAAGAGTAAACATGATTTAGGTTTTCTTTTCCTCACCTTCCAAACAATGCACTCTTGTTTCTAAAAGCTGTCAGCTTTTGGTCTTGTAGTTTATCAAGGTACCAGCCAATCACAAAGCCCATGGGAACAAATAAATGTACCCAGTATCGGCGGGCTGCAGGATTCACCATGGCtccctaaaagaataaaacaaaaaattatatttacacacatttaaagTTGAGATGGAGGATTTGATGTCAATTAAACTGCAGTAATGACACTTATTTGGCTTTGAAATTAAGAATAAAGTAAATTTGGGCAGATTAGAAGACACAATAAAATCTAACATAACCGAGGGTGATAGCAACATGGATTTccaataaacagttttaaaaacccataaaagtatatttttaaattctattgTCAACAAAAATTGTTGTATACATCAAATTGTTTCAAGCAACCAAAAACAAATAGGACTTGATATTTTTGGACCTCTGATGTTAAGCTGTTTATGCACCAGCTACTAGTAGATCAGGTCACGAACAACTGAAACCGTTGTTCTTTAATGTTGGTTTGCTGAAATGCAGCACTCCCAGTTgcattcatcatttagttcgtttaaactgtgttttgcTATCATTCATTCTCCTTCAAGCTACAAAAGTATGTAATCTCTGTAAAGGACGTTGAATGGCTTCCatattttggaaagaaaaaaaaaggttacacaAAGTAATGCTGCCTTCCTTTGACAAGTTTATCCATTTAATTTTAAGCTAACTTGACTCTTATAACACCAATAAGAACGAAAGAAGTGTTACAAACGGCAAAAAAAATAAGCCACctcagagttaaaaaaaatggctaaaaacaataaataatactaACAAACATTGGTTAGGGATCAATTAGTTACAGTGCTGTGTAGCAGTTAGCAAATTTAGcagcaaacattttattttgttagaagAATGATTGtaattgcttatttatttacccAAAATGTAACACAgcattaaacaaaacaatatattgaaaaaaacaataatgtaaTGAccattgtaaaaaatattacCTTATTTTTGTATCAACCAGCGGCCTTTAGCTACCGACTCGCCAAGCGAAGGACATCGGACTCTACCAATTGAGTGTCAACGACGCGGATCAGCGCGTGAAAGCCAACTTGCAAAGCTAATACATGACAAAAAGGGAAAGTTACATACTGTAgaataatagaatagaattatAATATTATACCGCATCTTttaaaaactacacattttGGCGTTGTTTTGGTGCAATTTATATTGTGGCAACACCCCTATTAGTGGTACATTCATTTGACCTGTGTCACGTGATGCTGGCGCAAAAATGTCTACCACATTAATGTTTTGTAGACAGTAGCtactaaagaaaatgctttAACTTGGGAATTGTAGTCGGTTAATTTACTTTGTTTTCTCAGGAAGGATAACTAATTCAAACCCACTTTAAATGGTATGACACACAATGAAACTGCAGTGAACAACCAGTAACGTTAACATGCTAAAAGGACTTGCCGGGTAACTAGCTAACGACCGTGCTAACTTTAGCTAACAaccacattgttttgttttatttattatttgtgtttttaccaAAGTCTCTTATCGGTTCCATTAATTTGTGGGATTTTAATTACGCATCTTGTGTTTAATTCCCGCCACACTAAACTTCCTTTAAATTTATAACACCTATTATATACCGTGTTTGTTGATCCTAATATTAGTTGTAATTAACGTAAACGGGTTTTTTGTACAAGCTTGTTTTAATCAAAGGTCGGTGGAAGGGCACTGtgctaatctttttttatttttcacagcgTTTATAGTGAAGAAAAATGACCTCGATTATAAAGCTGACGGCCGTGTCAGGGGTTCAGGAGGAGTCCGCCCTCTGTTATCTCCTGCAGGTGGATGAATTTCGCATCCTCTTGGACTGTGGATGGGACGAACATTTTTCAATGGACATCATTGATGCCATGAAGCGGTGAGTTTGATAGTAAATAAGAACTTTACACCCATGCATATACTTCAGAGTCTCTTGAGGGAGCTGAAGATCTTCCACCTTCCTTTGAGGCTGTTGTTGAACTTCTAAACCACCTCATCAAATCCATTCTCACCTGCTGTACCAGAGCATCTCCTCTTGGACCATTAAGCCTCAACCCCCTTTCtggaaaaaagtttgaatctgtttgtgttttttgtttgtttgtttttctcttaggCTGTATTCTGGATTTTGCAGCTGACATTTCAATTTCTAGTATTGTCAAATGTTTACTGTGCCTCaaaacagatttgattctgATAATAGGTCATGCAAAATGTATATAAAGATATAAACACAGTCTGATCGTTCATTGTGATGTCGTTCGGGAAGATCTGACAGTACTTAAGCACATTTGAGCGGATAAATCCACATCACGTTGTAAACATTTGGATTGTGTATTTGGAAATAgttcattttaatcaaaatcaaacTAACGAAGagaaacaacagaaatataGATCTATACGTAGATATATCTAACTTAGCATAATGAGATTGTatgagggtgtggtggtgcctgcagcgttaTATGGGGCTGAAACATGAAGTCTGAAAGtggtggaaaagaggaagctgaatgtagttgagatgagatgtttgaggagtatgtgtggGGTGACACGTATGGATCGTGTGAGAAATGAAGTAATCCGAGAAAGAACTGGTGTGATGCGAGAGTTGGCTTATAGAtcagagcaaaaggcactgggatggtttggacatgttgaaagaatgggaagggagcgattggtgaaaaaggtgtacgaatctgatgtgagtggagtgagaatgagaggaagaccgcgaatgggatggacagagggtgtaaaaagagcgatgaatgcaagagggatgactgtggtgcaggggagagaggctgctcaggacagggatgggtggagagagtttgtgtatgaatgaatggatgggcgtggtagaggtctggtcttgggatgaagcggcaaggggaaactagccttggctgaggccctgctgtggaggtgcctacactgggctgtgcagctgaccctggtgcagtgtggtgtggcttaaaCCAGTCacatacccacacacacacgtgcacacacgcacacactgaaggaggagggtttgtgGAAGAGAAGGAGGGCGGTAAGAATGGATaccctgtctaggctaccccactttggtgggacacagcctgggtagatagatagatagatagatagatagatagatagatagatagatagatagatagatagatagatagatagatagataggataattagtcatgaattgattggaaaatatatatacatacgcATATACATCCGAATACACGTCTATAATGAAATAATTGCTACTAATCATGGACTTATTAGCTgatgatatatttttttgtgagaGGCTTTTCTGATTATGTTGATATTTCTGTTATAAACCCATTGTTGTGTAATTTTCTGCCGGCAGCTATGTTCATCAGGTTGATGCAGTTCTTCTCTCACACCCTGACCCCATTCACCTCGGAGCCCTCCCTTATGCCGTGGGCAAATTGGGCCTCAACTGTACCATCTATGCCACAATTCCTGTCTACAAGATGGGTCAGATGTTCATGTATGATCTGTATCAGGTAAAGCAGGAGAGGGACTTTTAGAATTGGCTAATGGATAAAAGATGAGGTCATTTATAGGCCtgaaatttctgctttttttttgtaaatgttttctgctttttaccaTTTAGTCTCGAAACAACAGTGAAGACTTCACACTTTTCACCCTGGATGATGTCGACAGCGCTTTTGACAAAATCCAGCAGTTAAAATACTCTCAGATTGTCAATTTGAAAGGTGAGTTTCCGTTACTTTACTGCTCTAACTTGGCCATTCTAacaatgtgtgtatttttaatcaatCCGTTCCCTTGGTTTTTAGGAAAAGGCCATGGTCTTTCCATCACTCCTCTTCCAGCTGGACACATGATTGGAGGAACCATCTGGAAAATTGTCAAGGATGGAGAGGAGGAGATTGTATATGCTGTGGATTTCAACCACAAGAGAGAAATGTAAGTAACGTCAAAGCAAAATGTGATTGTAAGAAACGTTTGGATTCTCAGTGTCTTCTATCCGTCTTAGCCACCTCAACGGCTGCACGTTAGAAAGCATCAACCGACCGTCATTACTCATCACAGATTCCTTCAATGCTACATATGTACAACCGCGCCGTAAACAAAGAGACGAGCAGCTGCTCAGTAAGATCTAAAAATAGATTCTTCTCTTTAAGACTTACTTTTAATGTAGCTGAAAACGACGCATATTTTAATTTGCATTCTTCCCTCTTGCTCCTACAGCAAATGTAATGGAGACTCTGCGTGGAGACGGTAATGTTCTTATCGCTGTTGATACGGCTGGTCGCGTTCTGGAGCTGGCTCAGCTTCTTGACCAAATCTGGAGAACGAAGGATGCTGGGCTGGGAACTTATCCTCTTGCTCTGCTCAACAATGTCAGCTATAATGTGGTGGAGTTTTCCAAATCTCAGGTATGAATATATGATCTTCACTTATAGGGATAAAGcagacaacattttaaaaaggacaaTTTGGACTTAACTTTTTGAGTTGGAATTTGGACTCTTAATCAAAAAAGCTTTAGCTCatcaaaaaactttaaatacttGGTTTCtatgatcctttttttaaactttttctgcaATGGAACCATCCTGGGTGAATGAATCTGcacagaaaacttttgtttttgaatgaagACTATGCTTTTAACGTGACCTGCTTCTTCACTGCAGGTGGAGTGGATGAGTGACAAGCTCATGAGGTGTTTTGAGGACAAGAGAAACAATCCATTCCAGTTCAGACACTTGAACCTGTGCCACAGTCTGGCAGACCTTGCTCGAGTGCCCAGCCCTAAAGTGGTACTTTGCAGCCAGCCAGACCTGGAGTCCGGCTTTTCCAGAGAACTCTTTATCCAGTGGtgtcaaaacagcaaaaactccATCATCCTAACTTACCGCACTACGCCTGGGACACTGGGACGCTACCTCATTGACCACCCCGGAGAAAAGATGCTCGATCTGGAAGTATGAGCTGAacttttaaagctgaaaacttGATTCTTTCTTCAGTCCCCCCCCCATAAAGATGATaatgtttgttcttttgttttaccaGGTCAGAAAAAGGGTGAAGCTTGAAGGAAAAGAGTTGGAAGAATatcttgaaaaggaaaaaataaagaaagaagcGGCAAAGAAGCTTGAACAAGCAAAAGAGTGAGTGTCAGAGGAAATGAACAAGGGAAGTCTCAATGAGAAAACGTATAACACTAAAAGGGATTCTATTAATAGAACAAGCTGGTCCGAAATGTAATTTATGTTTTACTTGGTCAGTTGTGGACTgactgacttttttctttggatCATTTCTGGGTATAAAGgatgttggttttttttcccttccacATATAATCTAatgcattttcttattttaaaaacagaaaacaggatcttttttaaatatttctaaactaatctatatatatatacacacacacacacagacatacatatatacacacacacacatacactagGCCGTTGAGCAGAACTGCATTcagaataaatgtaattttctctTCAGgagaattttttcttttttttcttgttggacAATAATCTTGTAATTTCAAAAAACGTAGAGAAGATTTTCTgttcaaaagaaaatacatttttaaaaagttcctttttttatagTTAACGGAggaaagaa is a window from the Oryzias latipes chromosome 24, ASM223467v1 genome containing:
- the riox1 gene encoding ribosomal oxygenase 1 isoform X2; its protein translation is MERKHMSAFSLYQALQPQLPPPVKKANLQVEVKKKSKTKSSKIIPSKAQLRAERRKRKRKLLKSVQKTEDPIVTADVNAETCVNGESLDAVLVELGSISNSRERATQMFQWLIHPVPAAHFFRETWEKKPIYVQRRNPDYYKGLFSTAEFDRILREENVQFGVNLDVTSYTNGKRETHNPPGRALPFTVWDFYESGCSLRLLNPQAFSHTVWNVLSVLQEQFGSMAGANVYLTPPGTQGFAPHYDDIEAFVVQLEGKKHWRVYSPRSENEVLPVLSSPNFDQSDIGKPILDVVLEAGDLLYFPRGFIHQGKCLPDAHSLHITISSFQKNSWGDLMQKVVTAALEIAMEEDVEFRRGLPLDYLTYMGVQNSDKEDPRRVKFLSQMEKLMKKLPNYAPVDAAVDQKAKDFLHDCLPPVLTPDEFATSVQGASVRWVNGRVKGTAAHITTQTLIRLLRAGCARLCSDGDAVHLYYTIDNSRVYHKEEPKSWEVQAEHTDAVEFLIHSYPSFVTVGSLPCDSAQDKIALAELLFEKGIIHTEEPLQS
- the riox1 gene encoding ribosomal oxygenase 1 isoform X1 is translated as MERKHMSAFSLYQALQPQLPPPVKKANLQVEVKKKSKTKSSKIIPSKAQLRAERRKRKRKLLKSVQKTEDPIVTADVNKAETCVNGESLDAVLVELGSISNSRERATQMFQWLIHPVPAAHFFRETWEKKPIYVQRRNPDYYKGLFSTAEFDRILREENVQFGVNLDVTSYTNGKRETHNPPGRALPFTVWDFYESGCSLRLLNPQAFSHTVWNVLSVLQEQFGSMAGANVYLTPPGTQGFAPHYDDIEAFVVQLEGKKHWRVYSPRSENEVLPVLSSPNFDQSDIGKPILDVVLEAGDLLYFPRGFIHQGKCLPDAHSLHITISSFQKNSWGDLMQKVVTAALEIAMEEDVEFRRGLPLDYLTYMGVQNSDKEDPRRVKFLSQMEKLMKKLPNYAPVDAAVDQKAKDFLHDCLPPVLTPDEFATSVQGASVRWVNGRVKGTAAHITTQTLIRLLRAGCARLCSDGDAVHLYYTIDNSRVYHKEEPKSWEVQAEHTDAVEFLIHSYPSFVTVGSLPCDSAQDKIALAELLFEKGIIHTEEPLQS
- the riox1 gene encoding ribosomal oxygenase 1 isoform X3, with amino-acid sequence MFQWLIHPVPAAHFFRETWEKKPIYVQRRNPDYYKGLFSTAEFDRILREENVQFGVNLDVTSYTNGKRETHNPPGRALPFTVWDFYESGCSLRLLNPQAFSHTVWNVLSVLQEQFGSMAGANVYLTPPGTQGFAPHYDDIEAFVVQLEGKKHWRVYSPRSENEVLPVLSSPNFDQSDIGKPILDVVLEAGDLLYFPRGFIHQGKCLPDAHSLHITISSFQKNSWGDLMQKVVTAALEIAMEEDVEFRRGLPLDYLTYMGVQNSDKEDPRRVKFLSQMEKLMKKLPNYAPVDAAVDQKAKDFLHDCLPPVLTPDEFATSVQGASVRWVNGRVKGTAAHITTQTLIRLLRAGCARLCSDGDAVHLYYTIDNSRVYHKEEPKSWEVQAEHTDAVEFLIHSYPSFVTVGSLPCDSAQDKIALAELLFEKGIIHTEEPLQS
- the cpsf2 gene encoding cleavage and polyadenylation specificity factor subunit 2, translated to MTSIIKLTAVSGVQEESALCYLLQVDEFRILLDCGWDEHFSMDIIDAMKRYVHQVDAVLLSHPDPIHLGALPYAVGKLGLNCTIYATIPVYKMGQMFMYDLYQSRNNSEDFTLFTLDDVDSAFDKIQQLKYSQIVNLKGKGHGLSITPLPAGHMIGGTIWKIVKDGEEEIVYAVDFNHKREIHLNGCTLESINRPSLLITDSFNATYVQPRRKQRDEQLLTNVMETLRGDGNVLIAVDTAGRVLELAQLLDQIWRTKDAGLGTYPLALLNNVSYNVVEFSKSQVEWMSDKLMRCFEDKRNNPFQFRHLNLCHSLADLARVPSPKVVLCSQPDLESGFSRELFIQWCQNSKNSIILTYRTTPGTLGRYLIDHPGEKMLDLEVRKRVKLEGKELEEYLEKEKIKKEAAKKLEQAKEVDVDSSDESDMEDDLDQPVAVKTKHHDLMMKSEGSRKGSFFKQAKKSYPMFPTHEERIKWDEYGEIIRLEDFLVPELQAAEDEKSKLDSGLTNGDEPMDQDLSVVPTKCISNMENLEIRARITYIDYEGRSDGDSIKKIINQMKPRQLVIVHGPPEASQDLAESCKAFSKDIKVYTPKLQETVDATSETHIYQVRLKDSLVSSLQFCKAKDTELAWIDGVLDMRVVKVDTGVMLEDRVKEEEEDGEMPMETGQEVGIDHNATAVAAQRAMKNLFGEDEKEVSEESDVIPTLEPLPLTEIPGHQAVFINEPRLSDFKQVLLREGIQAEFVGGVLVCNNMVAVRRTEAGRIGLEGCLCDDYYKIRELLYQQYAVV